ATATATTGTCTACTATCAAAATATTTGACAAGTAGTAAGTATTACCATAAAATTAGTGTGAAGTTTACAACCATTAAAATATAACAAGCAAAAGGGGAGCGAATTTGATTAAGAGCATGACCGGATATGGTGTAGGAAGGATTAAAAGAGAAGAGGGAGAATGTCTGGTAGAGATAAAGAGCTTAAACAATAAATACTGCGACATTAATATAAAAAACAACTTTTCCTCTTTGGAAATTGAGCAAAAGATGGAAAAGCTAATAAAAGATAGGATTTCAAGAGGAAAAATAAATATTTTAGTAAAAATTGAGGACTATAGTCTAACCGAAGAGAAGATTATATTAAATGAGAATATAGCTGATTCTTACTTTAAAAACCTGAAAGCTTTAAAAGAGAAGTATCAATTAAAAGATGAAATAGGTATCGATTCTCTCCTTAAATTCAAAGATATATTTACAATAGTAAAAGAAGAAGAGAGCGCTAAGATGTGGCCTATGATAGAAAAAGCTACCAACCTTGCCTTGGATTCTTTAATGAAAATGAGGGGAAAAGAGGGTAAGATTCTAGTTACTGATATCAGGAA
The sequence above is a segment of the Candidatus Atribacteria bacterium genome. Coding sequences within it:
- a CDS encoding YicC family protein, producing MIKSMTGYGVGRIKREEGECLVEIKSLNNKYCDINIKNNFSSLEIEQKMEKLIKDRISRGKINILVKIEDYSLTEEKIILNENIADSYFKNLKALKEKYQLKDEIGIDSLLKFKDIFTIVKEEESAKMWPMIEKATNLALDSLMKMRGKEGKILVTDIRKRINKIQKLLEKIAKYSKSSPIDYKDKYLNKIKNLTDSLNVDAGRIELEAAIFAEKTDITEEITRLKSHIIQFDDLLNSEESVGRKMDFLTQEINREINTIGSKSSDVKVTSIVILVKSELEKVREQARNIE